The following are encoded in a window of bacterium SCSIO 12643 genomic DNA:
- a CDS encoding amidohydrolase family protein produces the protein MQKRIILSFLISFILFQANAQQITPINGVYTPEHTTYAFIHAHLIVSPEEEYSDGTLIIRDGKVVSSGTGIEVPHNAVVFDLKGKYIYPSFIELRSNYGMPEVEKKKKPLKPQYIAKNNGTLYWNDAIHPQVDYVNLFNANAKQSEKLRRLGFGTVLTHQYNGIMRGNAAIVSLGENKLGQAVLKPKGAAYYGFGRGNSTQLYPTSLMGSIALFRQTMYDADWYSNGNQSPVNYSLQAIADNKEIPQFFDARNYQAVLRAARLGEEFGRSMIATGGGDAYKHIEEIKASNIKLIVPLNFPKPYDVSDPLDAQYISLADLKHWELAPSNPAVVSQSGVEFALSASDNPKMFWKNLRKAIRYGLAPEDALKALTTTPATMLQSENLGTLKSGMYANFFITAEDVFLTDAKVLENWTLGQRNIIKDATTIDPTGNYNLNFGGVLYQMDVVQTEKGYAVSTTMGGTKEKPQKGEISIENNLMTIQFQNGNHQHEGPVRLVGKTNYKGKIIDGKLQDAKGNWSDWTAIKQKAISLTPYGDSLKPILQTGKVFYPNMSYGDTAVPQQQNYFIKNVRVWTCDSTGNYRGYVMVSNGKIEAVGERASTPEGYIEIDGTGLHITPGIVDEHSHIAIKNGVNEAGQNNSAEVRIGDVINPDDINIYRQLAGGVTSAQLLHGSANPIGGQSQVIKLRWGSAPEQMKLGDIKFIKFALGENVKQSNSDWRYTSRFPQTRMGVEQVYIDAFTRAKAYSEQWDAFNGATKKELKNGLQSPRRDLELETLAEILKGQRYITCHSYIQSEITMLMNVADSMGFRINTFTHILEGYKVADKLKAHGANASTFSDWWAYKFEVNDAIPYNAAILSKQGINTAINSDDAEMGRRLNQEAAKTVKYGGVSETEALKMITINPAKMLHIDDRVGSITVGKDADLVLWSGHPLSVYSHPLFTMIDGTIYYSQERDQQLQELIRKERQRIILAMMQAQKNGEKTQKVKHQEQHEYHCDSFDSETDF, from the coding sequence ATGCAGAAGAGAATCATACTTTCCTTTTTAATCAGTTTCATTTTATTTCAGGCAAATGCACAGCAAATTACACCAATAAATGGAGTGTATACACCTGAGCATACGACTTATGCTTTTATACATGCGCATTTGATTGTATCTCCCGAAGAAGAGTATTCAGATGGGACATTAATCATCCGCGATGGTAAGGTCGTTTCCAGCGGAACCGGAATTGAAGTCCCACATAATGCAGTGGTATTCGACTTGAAAGGAAAATATATCTACCCTTCATTTATAGAACTGCGAAGCAATTACGGCATGCCGGAGGTGGAGAAAAAGAAAAAGCCATTAAAGCCCCAATATATCGCTAAGAATAATGGAACACTCTACTGGAATGATGCGATTCACCCTCAAGTGGATTATGTGAATTTGTTTAATGCAAATGCCAAACAATCAGAGAAATTAAGACGTCTTGGATTTGGTACGGTATTAACACATCAATACAATGGAATTATGCGTGGAAATGCAGCCATAGTTTCATTAGGTGAAAACAAGCTAGGGCAAGCGGTATTAAAACCAAAAGGTGCTGCTTATTACGGTTTTGGAAGAGGTAATTCTACACAATTATATCCCACCTCATTAATGGGGTCCATAGCACTATTCAGACAGACCATGTATGATGCCGACTGGTATTCTAATGGAAATCAATCTCCAGTGAATTATTCTCTTCAGGCTATTGCGGATAATAAAGAAATCCCACAATTTTTTGATGCTCGTAATTATCAGGCTGTTTTGAGAGCAGCACGTTTAGGAGAAGAATTTGGCAGATCAATGATCGCTACCGGAGGAGGAGATGCTTACAAGCATATTGAAGAAATTAAAGCGAGTAACATTAAATTAATTGTACCATTAAACTTTCCAAAACCTTATGATGTAAGCGATCCCTTGGATGCACAGTATATCAGCCTGGCAGATTTGAAACATTGGGAATTGGCACCGTCTAACCCTGCTGTTGTAAGTCAATCAGGTGTGGAGTTTGCCTTATCTGCTTCAGATAACCCAAAAATGTTTTGGAAGAACTTAAGAAAGGCGATCCGATACGGTTTAGCTCCGGAAGATGCATTAAAAGCATTAACGACTACTCCGGCAACTATGTTACAATCGGAAAATCTGGGAACATTAAAATCAGGAATGTATGCCAACTTCTTTATCACTGCCGAAGATGTATTTTTAACAGATGCGAAAGTCCTGGAAAATTGGACACTGGGTCAACGAAATATCATTAAGGATGCCACTACCATTGACCCAACAGGAAACTACAATCTAAACTTTGGAGGAGTGCTTTATCAAATGGATGTGGTTCAAACCGAAAAGGGTTATGCGGTGTCTACGACTATGGGTGGTACCAAAGAAAAACCCCAGAAAGGGGAAATTTCCATTGAGAACAATTTGATGACGATTCAGTTTCAAAACGGAAACCATCAACATGAAGGACCTGTAAGATTGGTAGGGAAAACCAATTACAAAGGCAAGATCATAGATGGTAAGCTTCAGGACGCAAAAGGAAATTGGTCAGATTGGACAGCGATTAAGCAAAAAGCAATTTCTCTGACCCCATATGGAGATAGTTTGAAACCTATTTTGCAGACCGGGAAAGTGTTCTATCCCAATATGTCGTACGGAGATACTGCAGTGCCACAACAACAAAACTATTTCATCAAAAATGTACGTGTATGGACCTGCGATTCCACGGGTAACTACAGAGGGTATGTGATGGTTTCCAATGGTAAGATAGAAGCCGTTGGAGAAAGAGCTTCAACACCTGAAGGTTATATTGAAATTGATGGTACAGGATTACATATTACTCCGGGCATTGTGGACGAACATTCACATATTGCTATTAAAAATGGAGTAAATGAAGCTGGTCAAAATAACTCTGCGGAAGTACGAATTGGAGATGTAATTAATCCGGATGATATTAATATTTACCGTCAATTGGCCGGAGGAGTTACCAGTGCACAACTATTACATGGGTCAGCCAATCCCATTGGAGGGCAATCTCAGGTGATTAAGTTGAGGTGGGGATCAGCTCCTGAACAAATGAAATTAGGAGATATCAAGTTTATCAAATTTGCTTTGGGAGAAAATGTAAAACAATCCAATTCAGATTGGAGATATACGTCTAGATTCCCACAAACCAGAATGGGAGTAGAACAAGTTTATATCGATGCATTTACCCGTGCAAAAGCATATTCTGAACAGTGGGATGCATTTAATGGCGCAACTAAAAAAGAATTGAAAAACGGATTGCAATCTCCAAGAAGAGATTTGGAATTGGAAACACTGGCTGAAATTTTAAAAGGTCAACGTTACATTACATGTCATTCATATATTCAATCTGAAATTACCATGTTAATGAATGTAGCGGATAGTATGGGTTTTAGAATTAATACATTTACACATATCCTGGAAGGGTATAAAGTCGCAGATAAGCTAAAAGCTCATGGCGCGAATGCATCTACTTTTTCTGATTGGTGGGCCTATAAGTTTGAAGTCAATGATGCAATTCCGTATAATGCGGCTATACTTTCCAAACAAGGTATTAACACAGCTATCAATTCAGATGATGCTGAAATGGGAAGGCGTTTAAATCAGGAGGCTGCAAAAACCGTTAAATATGGAGGAGTAAGCGAAACAGAAGCATTAAAAATGATCACGATTAATCCGGCTAAAATGCTCCATATTGATGATCGAGTGGGTAGTATTACTGTTGGAAAGGATGCAGATTTGGTATTGTGGTCCGGACATCCGTTATCTGTGTATTCTCATCCATTATTTACCATGATTGATGGAACCATTTATTACAGCCAGGAAAGAGATCAGCAGTTGCAGGAATTGATCAGGAAAGAACGTCAAAGAATCATTTTAGCAATGATGCAGGCACAAAAGAATGGAGAAAAAACACAAAAGGTAAAGCATCAGGAACAACACGAGTATCACTGCGATAGCTTTGATTCTGAAACTGACTTTTAA
- a CDS encoding amidohydrolase family protein yields the protein MKKTIDIKRQVNKMMFVMVLWSFTTVLVAQVPAPMMNYPNKVLILGGVAHIGNGEVIQNSVIAIENGRFVFVKDQMRKRVETSNYDTVIYLNGAHVYPGLISTDNTLGITEVDALRQSRDFDDVGLFNPNLRTAIAYNPESKIVYTVRNNGILTTQVTPRGGIVSGASSVMRLDAWNYEDAAIRMVDGYHLNWPKRFSQSGPWYSAQPIKKNTNTEERIQQITEYFQSAKAYSQSNNEELNVQFESLRPLFRGQKTLYVHCNMSKEIMQVIQFKKKLGIEKVVIVGGYDSGLLTNELKENNISVILRRVHSLPVRPGDDPYYPYKLPAILQKAGVLYCLGTAGDMEAMNSRNLPFLAGEAVGYGLSKEEALQSITWNAAKILGIDEDLGTLQAGKQATFFVSTGDALDMRTNNVFLAWIMGRPLNLDDTQKQLYRKYTSKYNAQ from the coding sequence ATGAAAAAGACAATTGATATTAAAAGGCAGGTGAATAAAATGATGTTTGTGATGGTGTTGTGGAGTTTCACCACTGTTTTGGTCGCACAAGTTCCGGCTCCTATGATGAACTATCCAAACAAAGTCTTGATTTTGGGTGGAGTGGCGCATATTGGAAATGGAGAAGTGATTCAAAATTCGGTAATTGCTATTGAGAACGGCCGTTTTGTGTTTGTAAAAGACCAAATGCGTAAACGTGTGGAAACCTCAAATTATGATACCGTAATTTATTTAAATGGTGCACATGTATATCCGGGTTTAATCTCTACCGATAATACTTTAGGAATTACGGAAGTAGATGCTTTAAGACAGTCCAGAGATTTCGATGATGTGGGTTTATTTAACCCTAATTTGCGAACAGCGATTGCTTATAATCCCGAATCTAAAATTGTGTATACTGTTCGAAATAATGGCATTTTAACAACCCAGGTAACGCCAAGAGGTGGTATTGTTTCAGGAGCATCATCTGTGATGCGTTTGGATGCGTGGAATTATGAAGATGCGGCCATTAGAATGGTGGATGGGTATCATCTCAATTGGCCAAAGAGATTTAGTCAAAGTGGCCCGTGGTACTCGGCTCAACCGATTAAAAAGAACACCAATACTGAAGAGCGAATACAACAAATTACGGAATATTTCCAATCGGCTAAAGCGTATTCTCAGAGCAACAATGAAGAGTTAAATGTACAGTTTGAAAGTTTAAGGCCGCTTTTTAGAGGACAAAAAACTTTGTACGTACATTGCAACATGTCCAAAGAAATTATGCAGGTAATCCAGTTTAAAAAGAAGCTGGGCATAGAAAAAGTCGTGATTGTTGGTGGTTATGATAGTGGATTACTTACCAATGAGTTAAAGGAAAATAATATCAGTGTCATTTTAAGAAGAGTCCATTCTTTACCGGTTCGACCGGGTGATGATCCGTATTATCCTTACAAGTTGCCGGCTATTTTACAAAAAGCGGGAGTATTATACTGTTTAGGTACTGCGGGAGATATGGAGGCTATGAACTCCAGAAACCTTCCGTTTTTGGCTGGAGAAGCTGTTGGATATGGCTTATCTAAAGAAGAAGCTTTACAAAGCATCACATGGAATGCAGCGAAGATTCTGGGAATAGATGAAGATTTGGGAACTTTACAAGCGGGTAAGCAAGCGACATTTTTCGTATCTACTGGAGATGCTTTGGATATGCGAACCAATAATGTGTTTTTAGCCTGGATTATGGGACGTCCGTTAAATCTGGATGATACACAGAAACAATTGTATCGGAAGTATACTTCGAAGTATAATGCGCAGTAA
- a CDS encoding carboxypeptidase-like regulatory domain-containing protein — MFRFILILQVLLIYTFSGTISAQTISGYIYDVASHQPIPFVNIRIHETTKGTTSDIDGYFKLNIRQFPVQIHIHSLGYHDTLIQINQPENQTIYLKEKVRELKAAVITSSENPAIRIIQNAIDNRDINNPEKSRSFSYETYSKMVFGPNSQNQSSDSFYENSDSNNTKKPHHLFITETVTKRIFAPPHHSYENVIANRVSGLSNPNFTLIASSFQPFSFSSDYVNIVGLNYLSPLAKNSFKNYVFELRDSVILQNDTVYSIYFQPRKGSTFSGLIGTLAINSNQFAIQNIQFKQANPNSSFEIDFEQLNAFVDSSQWFPVQFNSHIIFKIDHTDPQAIDLINANGRTYINNIQLDSEFTSKDFKNVELELDEEANQRDSLFWSQYRKEKLTSIEKNTYTIVDSIGQKIHLDRKMIFLQSLTTGLLPVGPVSLELNRILDYNEYEGIRLGAGLRTNDKISKFFSVGGYTAYGFNDQEWKYGADIQFKLDPKNDITAGIQYQNDVTGSGQIEYFKKDVFNLRSYSDLYLSRMDQIEGYQAYFTFRSFKDFQNKVFFNSYSQSFNYPYSYVNSNDTVLTSNQAFQRNEIGWSFRFGFREKYVRSFGQNISLGTKFPYVWARITHGNTLFGNDFTYTKIDARITKSFLIKGLGRFGFQLDGGTNIGEAPASLYHYQRGMRIDGFNLYIENAFNTMRPNEFLSQHYFSAHIHHRFGALYRTTYSAPEISVLTSLGWGTLDHPEEHQMVYSTMEKGFYESGILIDNLLILNTSGIGFGAFYRYGPYQLPNAAHNFGFSFTLLYVLQ, encoded by the coding sequence ATGTTTAGGTTTATTCTAATACTTCAGGTATTACTCATATACACATTTTCAGGAACCATTTCCGCCCAAACCATTTCCGGATATATTTATGATGTAGCCAGTCATCAACCTATTCCATTTGTCAACATTAGAATTCACGAAACCACTAAGGGAACCACAAGTGATATTGACGGTTATTTTAAACTAAATATCAGGCAATTTCCGGTTCAAATTCATATTCATTCTTTGGGTTATCATGATACTTTGATCCAAATCAACCAACCCGAAAATCAAACCATCTACCTAAAAGAAAAAGTCCGGGAATTAAAGGCTGCAGTGATCACATCCAGTGAGAATCCTGCGATTCGCATTATTCAAAATGCTATTGACAACAGGGATATCAATAACCCGGAAAAAAGTCGTTCATTTTCATATGAAACTTATAGTAAAATGGTTTTTGGCCCCAATTCTCAAAATCAATCTTCTGATTCGTTTTACGAAAATTCAGATTCTAATAACACCAAAAAACCACACCATCTATTCATCACCGAAACAGTTACAAAAAGGATTTTCGCTCCACCTCATCACAGTTACGAAAATGTAATCGCCAATAGAGTTTCCGGATTGTCTAATCCTAATTTCACATTAATCGCCAGTTCTTTTCAACCCTTTTCCTTTTCTTCTGATTATGTCAATATCGTGGGTTTAAATTATCTCAGTCCTTTAGCTAAAAACAGTTTCAAAAATTATGTTTTCGAATTGCGTGACTCTGTTATTCTGCAAAATGACACAGTGTATTCCATTTATTTCCAACCCCGAAAAGGATCTACTTTTTCTGGTCTAATTGGCACATTAGCCATCAACTCTAATCAATTTGCCATTCAAAATATTCAATTTAAACAGGCCAATCCGAATAGTTCATTTGAAATAGACTTTGAACAACTCAATGCTTTTGTGGACAGTTCTCAATGGTTTCCTGTACAATTTAATTCACATATCATTTTCAAGATTGATCATACCGACCCTCAAGCCATTGACCTCATCAATGCCAATGGAAGGACGTATATCAACAACATTCAATTGGATTCAGAATTCACTTCAAAAGATTTTAAAAATGTGGAACTAGAACTAGATGAAGAAGCCAATCAAAGAGATAGCTTATTTTGGAGTCAATACCGAAAAGAAAAACTCACATCGATCGAAAAAAACACATACACTATTGTAGATAGTATTGGTCAAAAGATTCATCTGGATCGGAAAATGATTTTCCTACAATCATTGACCACCGGTCTACTCCCAGTTGGTCCGGTTTCTTTAGAACTAAATCGGATATTAGATTACAATGAATACGAAGGCATAAGATTAGGTGCAGGATTAAGAACCAATGATAAAATCTCCAAATTCTTTTCAGTAGGTGGATATACAGCCTATGGATTTAATGATCAAGAATGGAAATATGGTGCAGATATTCAATTCAAATTAGACCCTAAAAATGATATTACGGCAGGTATTCAATATCAAAATGACGTAACGGGTTCCGGGCAAATTGAGTATTTCAAAAAGGATGTATTTAATCTACGATCATACAGTGATTTATATTTATCCAGAATGGATCAAATTGAAGGTTATCAGGCGTATTTTACTTTTAGATCGTTTAAAGATTTTCAAAACAAAGTATTCTTTAATTCTTATTCTCAATCTTTCAATTACCCCTATTCATATGTGAATTCCAACGATACTGTTTTAACCTCAAACCAGGCATTCCAAAGAAATGAAATTGGCTGGTCATTTAGATTTGGTTTTAGAGAAAAGTACGTGCGTTCATTCGGACAAAATATCTCATTAGGCACCAAATTTCCTTATGTATGGGCGAGAATAACCCATGGAAACACTTTATTCGGAAATGATTTTACTTACACCAAAATAGATGCACGAATTACAAAATCCTTTTTGATTAAAGGCTTGGGCAGATTTGGTTTCCAATTGGATGGGGGAACCAATATTGGAGAAGCTCCGGCTTCATTGTATCATTATCAAAGAGGAATGCGGATTGACGGGTTTAACCTGTATATCGAAAACGCATTTAACACCATGCGTCCTAATGAGTTCCTTTCTCAACATTATTTTTCTGCTCACATCCACCACCGATTTGGCGCATTGTATCGGACCACATATTCTGCTCCCGAGATCTCAGTGTTGACATCTCTCGGATGGGGTACGCTTGATCATCCCGAAGAACATCAAATGGTCTATTCCACTATGGAAAAAGGTTTTTATGAATCCGGAATACTTATAGATAACCTGCTTATTTTAAACACATCAGGTATTGGATTTGGTGCATTTTATCGATATGGCCCATACCAACTACCTAATGCTGCACATAATTTCGGTTTTAGTTTTACCCTATTGTATGTCTTACAATAA